One window from the genome of Deferribacterota bacterium encodes:
- a CDS encoding 4-hydroxyphenylacetate 3-hydroxylase N-terminal domain-containing protein, with protein PRVFMNGERVDDIFKNKNTKTVIESNKASYKWALDPAYKDIMTCYSPIINDTVNRYTHISRSNKELVEKAKAGTFTAEMLGTCIYRCVGYDTFHALYATTWEMDKELGTDYHQRFLDYLKMVQKNDLSVAGAMTEPRGNRKKKTLEWSDPYLSLKIVDKNKDGIVVKGAKLNISGAYGSHYINVLPQGAHYKGEEDYAVAFATPSDAKGITYVCQYTPYSAERDLMDDIEYLGNPLFGQRETSMVIFDNVFVPWERVFHCGEYQYSIKFITRFAKTHRMTCGGTCKVGFMNQIIGACKLIQEYKGLEKAAHINDELMEMVVLRETCRACGITAAQNGAEEPEGSGIYLPDELMGNVSKLNVAKAFWRVLALAGDIGGGLVVTLPSLKELKNPEVKDYVEEYLNFDSNTSTENIMKVTKLIQNWTAGLHGVGTWHGAGPIMAQKIMLQRVIDYEPDKELVKKMLNIE; from the coding sequence AACCACGGGTTTTTATGAATGGTGAAAGGGTTGATGATATATTTAAAAACAAGAACACAAAGACAGTTATAGAATCTAATAAGGCAAGTTATAAGTGGGCACTTGATCCAGCATATAAGGATATTATGACATGCTATTCACCAATTATTAATGATACAGTAAATAGATATACCCATATTAGCAGGAGCAATAAAGAGCTTGTTGAAAAAGCAAAGGCAGGGACCTTTACAGCTGAGATGTTGGGCACATGTATTTACCGCTGCGTTGGCTATGATACATTTCATGCCCTTTATGCAACTACCTGGGAAATGGATAAAGAGCTAGGTACAGATTACCATCAAAGATTTCTTGATTATCTAAAAATGGTTCAAAAAAATGATCTGTCAGTGGCAGGTGCAATGACTGAGCCTAGGGGTAATAGGAAAAAGAAAACTTTAGAGTGGAGTGACCCCTATCTTTCGTTGAAGATAGTTGATAAAAATAAAGACGGTATTGTTGTTAAAGGTGCAAAATTAAATATTAGCGGAGCTTATGGCAGTCATTATATAAATGTATTACCACAGGGAGCTCACTATAAAGGTGAGGAAGACTATGCAGTTGCCTTTGCAACCCCATCAGATGCTAAAGGGATTACCTATGTATGTCAATATACTCCTTATTCTGCTGAAAGAGACCTCATGGATGATATTGAATATTTGGGGAATCCCCTATTTGGACAACGTGAGACATCGATGGTTATATTTGATAACGTATTTGTTCCGTGGGAGAGAGTATTTCATTGTGGAGAATATCAATATTCCATTAAGTTTATAACGAGATTTGCAAAAACTCACCGAATGACCTGTGGTGGCACATGTAAGGTAGGATTTATGAATCAGATAATAGGTGCATGTAAACTGATCCAGGAATATAAGGGTTTAGAAAAGGCTGCGCATATTAATGATGAATTAATGGAGATGGTTGTTCTAAGGGAGACATGCAGGGCTTGCGGTATAACTGCAGCGCAAAATGGTGCTGAAGAGCCAGAGGGCTCAGGTATATATCTACCTGATGAGCTTATGGGTAATGTATCTAAATTGAATGTAGCAAAAGCATTTTGGCGTGTTTTAGCACTTGCTGGGGATATAGGTGGTGGTTTAGTTGTTACATTGCCATCATTAAAAGAGCTTAAAAATCCAGAGGTTAAAGATTATGTGGAGGAATATCTAAATTTTGACTCAAATACATCTACAGAAAATATTATGAAGGTTACAAAATTAATTCAAAATTGGACTGCTGGGCTTCATGGTGTAGGTACGTGGCATGGTGCAGGACCCATAATGGCCCAAAAGATTATGCTTCAAAGGGTGATAGATTATGAACCTGATAAAGAGCTTGTAAAAAAGATGTTAAATATAGAATGA